The genomic region TCTTGGGAAAGTGAAGATACTGGCGGAAGCGGCAGAAAGTACGCCATTACCCGGCGGAACGGGAATTGCGCACACGCGCTGGGCAACGCACGGAGAACCTTCGGAAGCGAATGCCCATCCGCATATCTCTGAACATATCATCATTGTTCACAACGGCATTATCGAAAATCATGCACAGCTGCGTGAGCAGCTTATCGCCCGTGGCTACCATTTTGCGTCTGAGACGGACACCGAGGTGGTTGCTCATCTGGCTCATTGGGAACAGCAGCAGGGGGGGTCATTGCGAGAAGTGGTGCAGCGGGTTGTCCCCCAGTTACGCGGTGCTTATGGCATGGTTATTCTCGACAGCCGCGATCCCTCGGTGCTGGTAGCGGCTCGATCCGGCAGCCCGCTGGTGATTGGACGTGGCGTTGGAGAAAACTTCATTGCCTCAGACCAGCTTGCCCTGCTGCCTGTCACCCGCTGTTTTATTTATCTGGAAGAAGGGGATATCGCCGAGGTAACCCGCCGCGACGTGACGGTTTTCGATCACCTTGGCGAAAAGGTACTGCGCAGTGAAATCGAATCTACTGCGCAGTATGATGCGGGGGATAAGGGCATTTATCGCCACTATATGCAAAAGGAGATTTACGAGCAGCCGATGGCGATTAAAAACACCCTTAGCGGGCGTTTCAGTCACGGGGCAGTTGATCTTTCCGAACTGGGACCACAGGCGAACCAGTTACTGACGCAGGTTGAACATATTCAGATCGTTGCCTGCGGTACTTCTTACAATTCTGGTATGGTTTCCCGCTACTGGTTTGAAGCTCTGGCGAATCTGCCGTGTGACGTGGAGATTGCCTCGGAGTTCCGCTACCGCAAATCGGCCGTGCGCAAAAACAGTTTACTGATTACGCTTTCGCAATCCGGTGAAACGGCGGATACGCTGGCTGCATTGCGCCTGTCAAAGGAGTTTGGCTACCTTGGATCGCTGGCCATTTGTAACGTGGCTGGCTCTTCGTTGGTACGCGAGTCCGATCTTGCGCTGATGACCAAAGCGGGGACGGAAATCGGTGTTGCCTCCACCAAAGCCTTTACCACACAGTTAGCGGTATTGCTGATGCTGGTGGCAAAAATTGGCCGTCTCAAGGGCATGGCGTCAGAAATCGAGCACGATATTGTTCACGCGCTTCAGGCGTTGCCCAGCCGTATCGAGCAAATGTTGTCGCAGGATAAGCTGATAGAAGCGCTGGCAGAAGAGTTTTCTGATAAGCACCACGCGCTGTTCCTGGGGCGTGGCGATCAGTATCCTGTCGCGCTGGAAGGCGCGCTTAAGCTGAAAGAAATCTCTTACATCCATGCTGAAGCTTACGCGGCAGGCGAGCTGAAGCATGGGCCACTGGCGCTGATTGATGCTGATATGCCAGTGATTGTCATTGCGCCAAATAACGAGCTGCTGGAGAAACTGAAGTCGAATATTGAGGAAGTCCGTGCCCGTGGCGGCCTGCTGTATGTTTTTGCAGACAGGGATGCCGGGTTCAGCAACTGCGATGGAATGCGCATTATATCGCTGCCCCATGTTGAAGAAATTATCGCGCCGGTTTTCTATACGGTGCCGCTGCAACTGCTCTCTTACCACGTTGCACTGATTAAAGGGACAGATGTCGATCAGCCGCGTAACTTGGCTAAATCAGTTACTGTGGAATGATTCGCTATGGGGCCGGATTTTCCGTCCCCGCTTATTCCCATTGTTGGCGATTCGTCGCCGACTTTGCATTGCCGTTCCTGCTGTAACCTAATGAAACAAAGTCGACCATGACCTTGCTTTCTGTCACAAAACTGTCATACAGCCTACATTTTACTGTCATCAAACTGTCCTATTTTGCCTCCAGCAGCAATATTTATAGATAGTAAAACTGTATAAAGCCTGAATTTTATCCCCTGGAGGGAACATGACTCTGATGCAAAAAACGGTGGCTCGTTGCGTGGCAGTTGCCCTTTCTCTGACCGCTGTTTCAGCACTTGCTGCGACGAATCTGACTGGTGCTGGCGGCACGTTCCCTGCACCCGTTTATAACAAGTGGGCAGCAGATTACAACAAAGTGACTGGAGCAAAGGTTAACTATCAGGGGATTGGTTCTTCCGGCGGCGTGAAACAGATCATTGCTAAAACGGTGGATTTTGGTGCGTCCGATGCACCGATGAAAGAAGAAGATTTAGCTAAAAACGGTTTGTTCCAGTTCCCAACCGTGATTGGAGGGGTGGTGCTGGCGGTAAATATTCCGGGCATCAAATCAGGTCAGCTCATTCTTGATGGCAAAACCGTAGGGGATATTTATCTCGGCACTATTAAAAAATGGAACGATCCGGCTATCACTAAACTTAACCCCGATGTGAAACTGCCAGACAGCAATATCAACGTGGTGCGCCGCGCTGACGGTTCCGGCACCTCTTTCGTCTTTACCAGCTATCTGTCAAAAGTGAACAGCGACTGGAGCAGCAAAATTGGCAAAGGTAACACCGTAAACTGGCCAACGGGTTTGGGTGGTAAAGGCAATGATGGCGTGGCGGCGTTTGTTCAGCGTCTGCCCGGCTCAATTGGATACGTGGAATACGCCTACGCTAAACAGAATAATCTGGCCTATACCAAACTTGTTGATGCCGATGGCAAACCGGTTGAACCCAGTGAGCAGAGCTTTAGCGATGCGGCAAAAGGCGCAGACTGGAGTCAATCTTTCGCCCAGAATTTGACTTTCCAGAAAGGAAACAATGCCTGGCCAATTACCTCCACCACTTTCATCCTGGTAAAAAAAGAGCAGGTCAGCGCGGATAAAGGTGAGGCAGTACTGAAGTTCTTCGACTGGGCATATAAGAACGGTGGCAAAACCACCACCAGCCTCGATTATGCTCCACTGCCAGATTCCGTGGTTACAAGGATCCGCGCTGCCTGGAAAACCAATGTAAAAGACAGCGCAGGTAAAGCGCTTTACTAAGCAGTGACAGGGAGCGACTGAATCGGTCCTTACTCCCGGGCGGCAGCGATGCCGCCCTTACACTTTTAACATCGGGAATTTTATGGCTACAACCCGACTGATATTTAAAGCCCCCGGCAAACAGGGCGATATTATTTTCGGTGCGCTGGTTAAACTGGCTGCGCTGATTGTATTGTTGTTACTCGGCGGCATTATTGTTTCGCTTATTATCTCTTCCTGGCCCAGCATTCAGAAGTTTGGCTTCGCTTTTTTATGGAGTAAAACCTGGGATGCTCCCAACGAACAATTTGGTGCGCTGGTGCCGATCTACGGCACTATTGTCACCTCAATCATCGCCCTGATCATTGCCGTCCCGGTCAGCTTTGGTATTGCACTGTTTCTGACGGAACTGTCACCCAACTGGCTGCGTCGTCCGCTCGGTGTCGCCATTGAGCTGCTGGCAGCGATTCCCAGTATTGTTTACGGTATGTGGGGATTGTTTATCTTCGCCCCGCTGTTTGCGACTTATTTCCAGACGCCACTCGGCAACGTGATGTCAAATATTCCCATTATCGGGGCGCTCTTCTCCGGGCCGGCATTCGGTATCGGCATCCTGGCTGCCGGGATAATTTTGGCGATAATGATCATTCCTTACATTGCTTCCGTCATGCGCGATGTATTTGAGCAGACGCCGGTAATGATGAAAGAGTCCGCATACGGCATTGGCTGTACCACCTGGGAAGTGATCTGGCGCATCGTGTTACCGTTCACCAAAAATGGCGTCATTGGTGGCGTGATGTTGGGGCTGGGCCGTGCTCTGGGTGAAACTATGGCGGTGACCTTTATTATTGGTAACACCTACCAGCTCGACAGCCCGTCGCTGTTTATGCCGGGCAACAGCATTACCTCAGCGCTGGCAAATGAATTTGCGGAAGCGGAATCTGGCGTGCATACGGCTGTGCTGATGGAGCTGGGCCTTATTCTGTTTGTGATTACCTTTATCGTTCTCGCCTGTTCCAAACTGATGATCCTCAGACTGGCAAAAAGTGAAGGAGCGCGCTCATGACCGCGATGGAGCTTCAGGCACGGGTCGAACTGGCCGCGTCACGCCGTAAGATGCAGGCCTGGCGGCGCGTTAAGAACCGCATTGCCCTAACCCTCTCTCTGCTGACTATGGCCTTCGGTCCGTTCTGGCTGATATGGATCCTCTGGGCCACGGTAACTCGGGGTTTCGACGGCATGAGCCTGACGCTGTTTACCGAAAGCACGCCGCCGCCGAATACCGCAGGTGGTGGACTGGCCAATGCGATGGTAGGCAGCGGCCTGATGATATTCTGGGCAACCGTCGCAGGCACACCGCTTGGGATCATGGCGGGGATTTATCTGGCGGAATATGGCCGTAAATTCTGGCTGTCTGAGGTGATTCGTTTTATCAACGATATCCTGCTCTCCGCGCCTTCTATCGTGGTTGGGCTGTTTGTCTACACACTGGTGGTGGCCCGAATGCAGCATTTCACCGGCCTTGCCGGGGTGGTCGCGCTGGCGCTGTTGCAGATCCCCATCGTTATTCGCACCACCGAAAACATGCTGAAACTGGTACCAGACAGCCTGCGTGAAGCGGCCTATGCGTTGGGAACGCCCAAGTGGAAGATGATTTCAGCTATCACGCTAAAAGCGTCGATTTCAGGAATTTTGACTGGCGTACTGTTGGCGGTGGCGCGTATCGCCGGGGAAACGGCACCCTTGCTGTTTACTTCGCTATCGAATCAGTTCTGGAGCACGGACATGATGCAGCCGCTGGCTAACCTGCCAGTGACCATCTTCAAATTTGCCATGAGTCCCTTTGCGCAATGGCAGGGTCTTGCCTGGGCTGGCGTGCTGCTGATTACCGTCTGTGTGCTGCTGCTGAATATACTGGCGCGCGTGATCTTTGCCAAAGGCAAACATTAATTAAGATACGCGGCTACGGCGGCGTAAATAAGCGAGAAAGAGAATGGCTGACAACAGTTCCGCTAAGATGATTCAGGTTCGCGATTTGAACTTCTATTACGGAAAATTCCATGCGCTGAAAAATATCAACCTGGATATTACTAAAAACCAGGTGACGGCATTCATTGGCCCATCCGGCTGCGGCAAATCCACCCTGCTGCGCACCTTTAACAAAATGTTTTCTCTTTATCCTGAGCAGCGGGCAGAGGGTGAGATTCTGCTCGACGGCGAAAACATTCTGACGGCCAGCCAGGATATCTCACTATTGCGCGCCAGAGTTGGAATGGTTTTTCAAAAACCCACGCCCTTCCCCATGTCTATTTACGACAATATTGCCTTCGGCGTGCGCCTGTTTGAAAAGCTCTCCCGGGCTGATATGGATGAACGCGTGCAGTGGGCGTTAAGCAAGGCTGCCCTGTGGACCGAGACCAAAGATAAGCTGCACCAGAGTGGTTATAGCCTGTCTGGTGGCCAGCAGCAGCGGTTGTGTATTGCGCGCGGCATTGCCATTCGCCCGGAAGTTTTGCTGCTTGATGAACCCTGCTCGGCGCTGGACCCCATTTCCACCGGACGAATTGAAGAGTTAATTACCGAGCTGAAGCAGGATTACACCGTGGTGATTGTGACGCACAATATGCAGCAGGCAGCGCGCTGTTCCGATCACACCGCGTTTATGTATCTGGGCGAATTAATCGAATTTAGCGATACCGACACGTTGTTTACCAAGCCTTATCAGAAGCAAACTGAAGATTATATTACCGGCCGCTACGGTTGAGTTGACTGGAGAATAGAATGGATAACCTGAATCTGAATAAACACATCTCCGGTCAGTTCAACGCCGAGCTGGAGCATATTCGTACCCAGGTGCTGACCATGGGAGGGCTGGTGGAGCAGCAGCTGACCAACGCCATTATTGCCATGCACAATCAGGATGGTGAGCTGGCGCAGCGGGTCATTGATGGCGACAACAAGGTCAATATGATGGAGGTTTCCATTGATGAGGCCTGCGTACGTATTATTGCCAAACGCCAGCCTGCCGCCAGTGACCTGCGGCTGGTAATGGCGATTATCAAAGCTATTTCTGAGCTGGAACGTATTGGTGACGTAGCCGAGAAAATCAGTCGTACCGCGCTTGAAAAATTTGGTCAACAGCATCAGCCGCTGCTGGTTAGCCTGGAATCATTGGGCTACCACACCATTCAGATGTTGCATGATGTGCTGGATGCGTTTGCACGAATGGATGTGAATGCCGCCATTGATGTTTATCGCGAAGACAAAAAGGTGGATCAAGAATATGAGAGCATCGTGCGCCAGCTGATGACCTATATGATGGAAGATCCGCGCACTATTCCCAGCGTGCTGACTGCACTGTTTTGCGCCAGGGCCATTGAGCGAATCGGTGATCGTTGTCAGAACATCTGTGAAATTATCTTCTATTTTGTCAAAGGTCAGGATTTTCGTCATGTTGGCGGCGACCAGCTTGATAAGCTGCTGACTGGCGATAAGGACAACAGCAACCTTCCTGCCTGATTGATCTTCGTTATGACCAGACCCTCTGGTCATAACCTGTTTGTTCCCCTTCCAGCATAACAACGATTTCATTCCCTGTCCTTTCTGCTGTCTGCCCTGTTCTGGCACGGTGTGCTGAGAGAGCTGATCGATCACCTTTAATACCCTGGCTGTTACACAGAATTATTTACAGGGTCAAGCCCGAACGTGAGCATGTGAAAAGAGCCGTTTTTTGTCGTTACTGGACCTGAAATCAGGGATCTCAAAAAGTTTGAAACGCCAGGATGTTGAACAATCAGATGTCACCGACTGAATATGAAAACCAATATTATTAACGGCCCGGAAGTGTCTGGATTAGCTGTGGTAATTCACACTGACCGTTTTTTGAGATAAGGGGAAAATAATACTGTCAACGTCAATTTATTGATAATATTGACTAACAGCCTGTCTCAACAGAACTTTATTCCAGACAATCAGACCACAGGAAAAACGCAAAAGGCCCCCGTCATTCTCAGGCGTCTTTTCCCGTCGGGTCAGGGCCCGGCGAAACCGGTTCATCCGGCTGTGCGTCCTCCCGGCGACGGGCCATGAAGTTCGTGGTTTTACTGGCATCTCATTCCTCTTTACGGGGCGGGATATAAGGTTCGTCACGACGGCTCAACCGGTCTGTTTTCAGCCCGGGCGCTCCGTCGCCTTTGTCCGGGCAGAGTACGGTTTTTTGCCCCGGGCGCCCCGTCTGAAGAGCACCGGGTGTGTCCGCCACCAGTTTGATGTCATGCCTGTCTGCTGCTGCGACGAGCCGTGGCAGAGGAAGCCCCCCGGTATCTGTCATCAGACTGGGCTTTACGCCCTGTTTCCCTCTGTCCGTGGGGTTGCGTCCTGTTTTTTTGTCCCGGGCAGCGGTGATGTTGTCATACCGCCATCCACCGACAACCATGAGCAGTCCGTGCTGTCCGGGTGCTCACAGGCCAGTGATCCGTTCTGCCAGAAACGCCCGAAGACACCTGCGTCTCTCCGTTCCCGGAAGCGTCGGTGCGCAGAATCTGATAAACCTATCCCTGTGGCATTGAGTGCATTCCACTGACAGGCTGTGCTGGGGACGAAGAAAATGGCGTTCATTGCGACCCGATTATCAACACGTTTTCGGCGCGTACCCGGAGGATGGCGGTTTTGTGTTCCGGGATAAGCGGGGCCATTTTGTCCCGGAGTTCATCGCTAATCTGCCCTTTACCGCCTGCCATACTTTGCCCTCAGATATGACCGGGATGCATTATACGATGACGCCTTTTGGGACAGACTCTAAGTCTCCGATACATTGCGGCTTCGCCAGGTAGCGTTTTCTTTCACTCCGGTCGGAGCGCACTTATACTCGTCACATTTTATTGTGATACTTTCTTCATCTGTCCTTAGTGCGAGATGCATCTGGGAAGCTGTGTATCTGAAAGATAAAGCATTTCAGTAATACGGGAGGCTATCTCATCACCTCTTTGCAACCGTGCTTTTTAACGATATTATTGACTATGATCTCAAAGTTACATTGGTGGTCAGCCTTTTATGCTTCTGATGGGTGTTATGCCCACATTTAATCGCAGGGGTTACCATGTCAGGATGGTTTTTCGATGAAGTGTGCAGTAAAAAACATCAACCGTTCTTGTGGAAAAAATAATTATTTTATAATGAGATACTGAGGAATAATGAACAATACAATGATCGGGGCTTTGCCTAAAAAATCGATAAGTTACTGGTGCAAAACTGACATCATGTGGATGTTAGGGTTGTATGGTACAGCAATTGGTGCAGGTGTTCTTTTTCTTCCTATTAATGCTGGAATTGGCGGATTAATTCCGTTAATTATTATGGCATTTCTCGCCTTCCCGATTACTTTCTTTGCTCATCGCGGATTAACTCGTTTTGTTCTATCCGGTAAAAATGTGGAGGGTGATATTACCGAGGTGGTGGAAGAACATTTCGGTATTTCGGCAGGTAAACTGATTACGCTGCTGTATTTTTTCGCCATTTATCCTATTTTGCTGGTGTACAGTGTGGCGATCACAAATACGGTTGAGAGTTTTATAACTAACCAGATGCATATGAATGCGCCCCCGCGTACGCTGCTTTCACTTATTCTGATTCTCGGCTTAATGACGCTTGTCCATTTCGGCCAGGATATAATCGTCAAAGCGATGAGTATTCTGGTGTTTCCGTTTGTTGCTGTGCTGATGGCGCTGGCATTTTACCTTATCCCTCACTGGAATGCCTCAATATTTGAAAATATCTCCCTTTCCGGTAACGCCCCAGGGCACGGCATGCTCATGACCCTCTGGCTGGTCATTCCGGTCATGGTGTTTTCCTTCAATCACTCGCCGATCATCTCTTCTTTTGCTGTCGCAAAACATAAAGAATACGGTAATGACGCCGAGAAAAAATGTTCGCGCATTCTGGCAGTTAGCCACATCATGATGGTTATCTCGGTGATGTTCTTTGTCTTCAGCTGTGTCCTGAGTCTGTCGCCAGCCGACCTGCTGGAAGCAAAAGCTCAGAACATTTCAATCTTGTCTTATTTAGCTAACCATTTCTCAAGCCCGATGATTGAATATATCGCGCCATTCATTGCTTTTATTGCGATTACTAAATCTTTCCTTGGCCATTATCTGGGGGCGCGTGAAGGTTTCAACGGTATGGTAATTAAGTCGCTGCGCAGCAAGGGTAAAACGATTGCGCTGTCAACGCTGAATCGGTATACCGGCATCTTTATGTTGTTAACTTCCTGGCTGGTCGCAACGCTGAACCCTAGTATTCTGGGAATGATTGAAACCCTCGGCGGCCCGATTATTGCGATGCTGCTATTTCTGATGCCAATGTATGCTATCCACAAAGTTCCGGCGATGAAAAAATACAGCGGCCACATCAGTAATGTGTTTGTTGTGATTATGGGTCTGATTGCCATGTCAGCCATTGTATTCAGCTTGGTCGGTTAACCATAAACGTTATGAAATACAGAGGGCGAGAATATCCCATTTATTTCTCTCCCTCTTTTCTGTTTATTCTGGCCGTAATCTAATTCACCTGGAGTGTTCACCGCTATCAGCGTCTTCGATTTTTTCAAAATTGGTATTGCCTTACGTACAGGAAATTGAAACCATTTCTGCGCTGGAATGGGGTGGTTAAAATTCAATCAGACTTTGATTTGTATGCCATCTGATATGTAGACCACCTGCAGCTTCTCTCCGCACACCCGGCTGGACAGAAAACCAACATAACGCACCATCCGGAAGAACTTCTCCGGGATATGCTGTTTCAGCTGCGCCAGACTCTCACGCTGAGTCAGCGTTTCCGTCGCCTGCTCACCGGTATTGTGGTCGTGGTAGCGGAAGTTCAGCGTCGCGCCCCCGGCGTAGTGCGCCAGCCGTGAGGCCGCTATCGGCGGCTTTTTCAGGTAACGGCCCGGGTATTTCACGGTGTTTTTGCCCCCTGCAGTCTTTTTTGACATGCACACATGCCAGTAATCGCCGCCGGCAGTCAGTATGAGGCCGCGCCACCAGACCAGACGCTCAGGAGTAACTGGCGGATATTCCACATCCAACGGGCGCGCATGGCATCCTTACGGAAACTGATTTTTTCCACTTCCCGTGCGCATCGATACCGCCGCAGGTGACGGAGACGTGGATATGAGGGTGCCAGTTGAGTCGCTGGCCGTAAGTATGGATGGCCCAGAAAATACCGCTATCGAGTCCACGCCTGCTGGCGGCATAGAGCAGGTTATCGACGGCCAGGCGGCAGAGGTCGTTAAGCAGCCATCGGTTGACTTCAAAGAGTGGCCAGAGCGAAGCGGGGAGGGTGAAGACCGGGTGTATCCAGTTGCATTCCGGCAGGCTGGTTAAGCCGGGCGGCAATCCACAGGTCGGTGGCTTTTTTACCACAGGACGGTCAGGCCCGGCTGTGGCAGGCGTTGTTGATATACCTGACGTGGGAATACTGCGCGTTGTCGCAGGCATACTCTTTCACACCGCTGATGCGGGTGCCGCAGGCGAGCATTTTGGTGACGGCTTCGACTTCGATATCGCACAGACCACAGCGTCGAGGAAAGACGCCCAGCACGGGCTAGCCGTGAACAGTTTTTTGAGTGGGCGGGGGCTGAAACCGGAAAGCACGTGGCAGATTAATCCCCGGTGTCCTGGAGGCGGGTGAGCGATGCTGTATCGTGGCGGTGCTCCAGTATGGCGTCAGCGAACATCACCGAAGGTGTGGCTATGGGCTTCATCAGCTTTATCCAGCCCCATTCACGCGGTGAAAGCTTATCAGCGGCAACGGATAGCAGGATAGTATCGATACTTTTACGGGGCATCATGGGGAAAGACTCTGAGAAAAATATGTTGCCAGATCATATATATTCAAATCACTGTATAATAACTCAGAGTCCGGCAGATGGTGCGGTTTTCAATTTGCGGCCGTCAGGCTGCCCTGTTCCAGCATTGTCCGCCTGCAGTCAGTATCAGCGTCCGCCACTGTGAGTCTGTGGTGATATGCATCAGCTCCACAGGAAGCGCAATGCCTTCTGACCAGGCATCCAGCAGGCGCTGCCGGACATTCCACATCCATCGGGTGCGCATGGCGTCCTTACGGAAGCTGATTTTTCGCCACTTTCCGTGCTCATCAATACCGCCGCAGGTGACGGAGACGTGGACATGGGGATGCCAGTTAAGGCGGCGGCCGTACGTATGAATGGCGCAGAATATACCGATATCCAGCCCGCGTTTTCCTGCCGCATACAGCAGGTTGTCGACGGCCAGGCGGCAGAGGTCGTTGAGCAGCCAGCGGTTGGCTTCAAACAGGGCCCACAGCGTGTCGGGCAGGGTGAAGACCAGATGCTGCCAGTCGCAGTCCGGCAGGCGGTTAAGCTGCGCGGCAATCCACAGGTCTGTGGCCTTTTTACCGCAGGACGGACAGGCACGGCTGTGACAGGCGTTGGTAATGTACCTGACGTGAGGACACTGCGCGTTGTCGCAGGCATACTCTTTCACGCCGCTGATGCGGGTGCCGCAGGCCAGCATTTTTGTGACGGCTTCAACTTCGATATCACGCAGGCCGCCGGCATCCAGAAAGGAAGCCCAGCACTGGTTGGTGGTGAAGAGCTTTTTGAGCGGACGGGGGCTGAAATCAGAAACCACGGGACAGATTAATTTCCGGCTTCCTGTAGTCGGGTGAGTGCTGCTGCATCGTGACGATGCTCAAGTATGGCGCTGGCGACCATTGCCGGAGGTGGAGCCATGGGCTTCATCAGCTTAATCCAGTCCCATTCACGCTGGGAAAGCTTATCAGCGGCAACGGAGAGCAGGACGGTGTCGATACTTTTACGTGTCATCATGGTGGTGGTCTCTGAGCAAAATATGTAGCCAGATCATACATATTCGAACCAGTGAATGGCAACTCCGGGTCAGGCTGACGGCACGGTTTTCAATTTGCGGCCGTCAGCCTGCCCTGTTCAGTATGGTGGCATCCATCGCCTGCATTAAAGAAAGCCATGGCGGCTATCCACGGAAGCCCGGCCATACTGTGCACGGATTTTATCATTGGGCATCCTTTTTGTTGATTAGAGTAGCGGATGTGAGCTGCAATGAATAAGGATAGCATTGTGTCAGCAGGAATCACATTACTTAAAAAGGGTTTCAGGGGTTGATTTGCTTTGAAAACAGACGTATTGCGACGTTTATTTACTCTAAAGATGAAAAAAGAATCAGTCAGAAATTTATTTTCAATAACCCCTTGTCAGGGCGCACAAACTCCCTATAATGCGCCACCACTGACACGGAACAACGGCTTCGATGCCGCCGTGTTGAGAGGTTCAGCGAGCTGAACCGCCGGAGAAAAGCTGCGTAAAAGTGGTTGACTCTGAAGGAGGAAAGCGTAGTATACGCGACCTCGCGGCAGGAAGCGAAAGCACTGACCGCACCGCTCTTTAACAATTTATCAGACAATCTGTGTGGGCACTCGCAGGATAGATATCGGCATCTTCGGATGCAAAAATATCAAGTCTTAAGAGTGAACACGTAATTCATTACGACGTTTTCCTTGAGCACTGCTTCACGAGTTGAAGCAAATCAAACTTTAAATTGAAGAGTTTGATCATGGCTCAGATTGAACGCTGGCGGCAGGCCTAACACATGCAAGTCGAACGGTAGCACAGAAGAGCGTGCTCTTTGGGTGACGAGTGGCGGACGGGTGAGTAATGTCTGGGAAACTGCCTGATGGCGGGGGATAACCACTGGAAACGGTGGCTAATACCGCATAATCTCGCAAGAGCAAAGAGGGGGACCTTATGGCCTCTTGCCATCGGATGTGCCCAGATGGGATTAGCTGGCAGGTAGGGTAACGGCCTACCTGGGCGACGATCCCTAGCTGGTCTGAGAGGATGACCAGCCACACTGGAACTGAGACACGGTCCAGACTCCTACGGGAGGCAGCAGTGGGGAATATTGCACAATGGGCGCAAGCCTGATGCAGCCATGCCGCGTGTATGAAGAAGGCCTTCGGGTTGTAAAGTACTTTCAGCGGGGAGGAAGGGACGCTGGTTAATAACCAGCGGCATTGACGTTACCCGCAGAAGAAGCACCGGCTAACTCCGTGCCAGCAGCCGCGGTAATACGGAGGGTGCAAGCGTTAATCGGAATTACTGGGCGTAAAGCGCACGCAGGCGGTCTGTTAAGTCAGATGTGAAATCCCCGGGCTTAACCTGGGAACTGCATTTGAAACTGGCAGGCTGGAGTCTTGTAGAGGGGGGTGGAATTCCAGGTGTAGCGGTGAAATGCGTAGAGATCTGGAGGAATACCGGTGGCGAAGGCGGCCCCCTGGACAAAGACTGACGCTCATGTGCGAAAGCGTGGGGAGCAAACAGGATTAGATACCCTGGTAGTCCACGCTGTAAACGATGTCGATTTGGAGGTTGTGCCCTTGAGGTGTGGCTTCCGTAGCTAACGCGTTAAATCGACCGCCTGGGGAGTACGGCCGCAAGGTTAAAACTCAAATGAATTGACGGGGGCCCGCACAAGCGGTGGAGCATGTGGTTTAATTCGATGCAACGCGAAGAACCTTACCTGGCCTTGACATCCACAGAACTTAGCAGAGATGCTTTGGTGCCTTCGGGAGCTGTGAGACAGGTGCTGCATGGCTGTCGTCAGCTCGTGTTGTGAAATGTTGGGTTAAGTCCCGCAACGAGCGCAACCCTTATCCTTTGTTGCCAGCGATTTGGTCGGGAACTCAAAGGAGACTGCCGGTGATAAACCGGAGGAAGGTGGGGATGACGTCAAGTCATCATGGCCCTTACGGCCAGGGCTACACACGTGCTACAATGGCGCATACAAAGAGAAGCGACCTCGCGAGAGCATGCGGACCTCATAAAGTGCGTCGTAGTCCGGATCGGAGTCTGCAACTCGACTCCGTGAAGTCGGAATCGCTAGTAATCGTGGATCAGAATGCCACGGTGAATACGTTCCCGGGCCTTGTACACACCGCCCGTCACACCA from Erwinia tracheiphila harbors:
- the glmS gene encoding glutamine--fructose-6-phosphate transaminase (isomerizing), with translation MCGIVGAVAQRDIAEILLEGLRRLEYRGYDSAGLAVVTAAGEVTRFRRLGKVKILAEAAESTPLPGGTGIAHTRWATHGEPSEANAHPHISEHIIIVHNGIIENHAQLREQLIARGYHFASETDTEVVAHLAHWEQQQGGSLREVVQRVVPQLRGAYGMVILDSRDPSVLVAARSGSPLVIGRGVGENFIASDQLALLPVTRCFIYLEEGDIAEVTRRDVTVFDHLGEKVLRSEIESTAQYDAGDKGIYRHYMQKEIYEQPMAIKNTLSGRFSHGAVDLSELGPQANQLLTQVEHIQIVACGTSYNSGMVSRYWFEALANLPCDVEIASEFRYRKSAVRKNSLLITLSQSGETADTLAALRLSKEFGYLGSLAICNVAGSSLVRESDLALMTKAGTEIGVASTKAFTTQLAVLLMLVAKIGRLKGMASEIEHDIVHALQALPSRIEQMLSQDKLIEALAEEFSDKHHALFLGRGDQYPVALEGALKLKEISYIHAEAYAAGELKHGPLALIDADMPVIVIAPNNELLEKLKSNIEEVRARGGLLYVFADRDAGFSNCDGMRIISLPHVEEIIAPVFYTVPLQLLSYHVALIKGTDVDQPRNLAKSVTVE
- the pstS gene encoding phosphate ABC transporter substrate-binding protein PstS, whose amino-acid sequence is MTLMQKTVARCVAVALSLTAVSALAATNLTGAGGTFPAPVYNKWAADYNKVTGAKVNYQGIGSSGGVKQIIAKTVDFGASDAPMKEEDLAKNGLFQFPTVIGGVVLAVNIPGIKSGQLILDGKTVGDIYLGTIKKWNDPAITKLNPDVKLPDSNINVVRRADGSGTSFVFTSYLSKVNSDWSSKIGKGNTVNWPTGLGGKGNDGVAAFVQRLPGSIGYVEYAYAKQNNLAYTKLVDADGKPVEPSEQSFSDAAKGADWSQSFAQNLTFQKGNNAWPITSTTFILVKKEQVSADKGEAVLKFFDWAYKNGGKTTTSLDYAPLPDSVVTRIRAAWKTNVKDSAGKALY
- the pstC gene encoding phosphate ABC transporter permease PstC, with amino-acid sequence MATTRLIFKAPGKQGDIIFGALVKLAALIVLLLLGGIIVSLIISSWPSIQKFGFAFLWSKTWDAPNEQFGALVPIYGTIVTSIIALIIAVPVSFGIALFLTELSPNWLRRPLGVAIELLAAIPSIVYGMWGLFIFAPLFATYFQTPLGNVMSNIPIIGALFSGPAFGIGILAAGIILAIMIIPYIASVMRDVFEQTPVMMKESAYGIGCTTWEVIWRIVLPFTKNGVIGGVMLGLGRALGETMAVTFIIGNTYQLDSPSLFMPGNSITSALANEFAEAESGVHTAVLMELGLILFVITFIVLACSKLMILRLAKSEGARS
- the pstA gene encoding phosphate ABC transporter permease PstA; translation: MTAMELQARVELAASRRKMQAWRRVKNRIALTLSLLTMAFGPFWLIWILWATVTRGFDGMSLTLFTESTPPPNTAGGGLANAMVGSGLMIFWATVAGTPLGIMAGIYLAEYGRKFWLSEVIRFINDILLSAPSIVVGLFVYTLVVARMQHFTGLAGVVALALLQIPIVIRTTENMLKLVPDSLREAAYALGTPKWKMISAITLKASISGILTGVLLAVARIAGETAPLLFTSLSNQFWSTDMMQPLANLPVTIFKFAMSPFAQWQGLAWAGVLLITVCVLLLNILARVIFAKGKH
- the pstB gene encoding phosphate ABC transporter ATP-binding protein PstB — encoded protein: MADNSSAKMIQVRDLNFYYGKFHALKNINLDITKNQVTAFIGPSGCGKSTLLRTFNKMFSLYPEQRAEGEILLDGENILTASQDISLLRARVGMVFQKPTPFPMSIYDNIAFGVRLFEKLSRADMDERVQWALSKAALWTETKDKLHQSGYSLSGGQQQRLCIARGIAIRPEVLLLDEPCSALDPISTGRIEELITELKQDYTVVIVTHNMQQAARCSDHTAFMYLGELIEFSDTDTLFTKPYQKQTEDYITGRYG